A genomic region of Gemmata massiliana contains the following coding sequences:
- a CDS encoding EF-hand domain-containing protein, whose protein sequence is MTPAAFVLVALLTSADPAPAHDVLLEVGSAPAVRVRLKIELGGSPLAKLDVDAKRARDALNGKPGASALDNLMPEGSLFRAEALTAAAPHPAALSSAIFRALDKDKNGKLSAGELAHAEKVLLGKFDLDDDECISPLELVPDLQTVVPEKRPAAGAVRVTVVPVEGKADIEQTVKLGRGDSHWRGKIGGTWVEIHARPGLPAEKPAVPKALLIAGREEAKAAFEKIVPGVVSLTAVPGPVGLFDLLDADRDGQLNVAELRRAKTVLANAAPTDTGVSLVIVPGIAKPPATPLIRTFTREAGPQWFRAMDRNGDGFVSVREFLGTPEQFRKLDRDGDGLLSAEEAEKVEKP, encoded by the coding sequence GTGACCCCGGCCGCGTTCGTGCTAGTGGCCCTTCTTACGAGCGCCGATCCCGCGCCCGCCCACGACGTGCTGCTCGAAGTCGGCAGCGCGCCGGCCGTTCGCGTGCGGCTGAAAATCGAACTCGGCGGTTCGCCACTCGCGAAACTCGATGTCGACGCAAAACGTGCTCGCGACGCTCTCAACGGCAAGCCCGGCGCAAGCGCGCTGGACAACCTCATGCCGGAGGGTTCGCTGTTCCGCGCTGAGGCGCTGACCGCGGCCGCTCCGCACCCCGCCGCACTTTCCAGCGCGATCTTCCGGGCGCTCGACAAAGACAAGAATGGAAAGCTCTCCGCTGGCGAACTCGCGCACGCGGAGAAGGTGCTGCTCGGCAAGTTCGACCTGGACGACGACGAATGTATTTCGCCGCTCGAACTGGTCCCGGACCTGCAAACCGTCGTCCCCGAAAAGCGCCCAGCGGCGGGAGCGGTGCGGGTAACCGTTGTTCCGGTGGAGGGCAAAGCCGACATCGAGCAAACAGTGAAACTCGGGCGCGGGGATTCGCACTGGCGCGGGAAGATCGGCGGGACGTGGGTGGAGATCCACGCGCGCCCCGGACTGCCCGCCGAGAAGCCGGCTGTGCCCAAAGCGCTACTCATCGCCGGGCGCGAAGAAGCCAAGGCCGCGTTCGAGAAGATCGTTCCCGGAGTTGTGTCGCTCACCGCGGTACCGGGACCGGTCGGGCTGTTTGATCTGCTCGACGCCGATCGCGATGGTCAACTCAACGTGGCGGAACTGCGGCGCGCGAAAACCGTGCTCGCGAACGCAGCGCCCACAGACACCGGTGTGTCACTCGTGATCGTCCCGGGCATCGCGAAACCACCTGCCACTCCGCTTATCCGCACGTTCACGCGCGAAGCCGGGCCGCAGTGGTTCCGCGCAATGGACCGGAACGGCGACGGGTTCGTTTCGGTCCGCGAGTTCCTCGGTACGCCGGAGCAGTTCCGTAAACTGGACCGTGACGGCGACGGCCTCCTGAGTGCCGAAGAAGCCGAAAAGGTCGAAAAGCCTTGA
- a CDS encoding DUF1553 domain-containing protein, protein MIRFALTLFATALGISGATGAAPDPTQLAAQIDARIDAKLSAHGVKPAAPASDAEFLRRASLDIVGRVPTVAEARAFLDDKSADKRTKLIDKLLASPSAINHAAAVWRLAFVPQSAVNPRVQFLNISLEAWIRARLRAGRKADELVRDLLTAPLDYLDREADGRPRPVPGPSALAFYQANDLKAETVASSAARVLLGVKIECAQCHNHPFDKWTQQQFWETAAFFAPVPPQGPEEKVIPATQLLLRKTIPVNDTKAEATPKFIDGANPDWKGVTDTRQRFAEWATAKKNPFFARATANRIWAQFFGIGIVDPVDDFNPENPPSHPELLDDLAAALVATDFDTSVLVKAIGRSAAYQRSSKGTAKAQNDPRLFARMNVKGLSPEQLFDSLAQATGYREEIPAASRVAFGVTAESPRGQFLAKFAGGGQRTDAQTSILQALALMNGTWLARQTDPEKGETLVAVASAPFLTDAERIEVLFLATYARRPTAAESEKFLGHLTRDGDAGRKAQLADILWALVNSQEFLLNH, encoded by the coding sequence ATGATTCGCTTCGCGCTCACGCTGTTCGCCACCGCTCTCGGGATCAGCGGCGCGACCGGGGCCGCACCGGACCCGACCCAACTCGCGGCGCAAATCGACGCCCGGATCGATGCAAAATTGAGCGCTCATGGCGTGAAGCCGGCCGCGCCTGCGTCCGACGCGGAGTTCCTGCGCCGCGCGTCGCTCGACATCGTGGGGCGCGTCCCCACCGTGGCCGAAGCGCGTGCGTTCCTCGACGACAAATCGGCCGACAAGCGCACGAAGCTCATCGACAAGTTGCTCGCCAGCCCCAGCGCGATCAATCACGCCGCGGCGGTCTGGCGCCTCGCGTTCGTGCCGCAATCGGCAGTCAACCCGCGAGTCCAGTTCCTCAACATCAGCCTCGAAGCGTGGATTCGCGCCCGGCTCCGAGCCGGGCGGAAGGCCGACGAACTGGTGCGCGACCTGCTCACGGCCCCGCTCGACTACCTCGACCGCGAAGCGGACGGGCGCCCGCGCCCGGTCCCCGGCCCGTCGGCGCTCGCCTTCTACCAAGCAAACGACCTCAAGGCCGAAACGGTCGCATCCAGCGCCGCACGGGTGCTGCTCGGGGTGAAGATCGAGTGCGCCCAGTGCCACAATCACCCATTCGACAAATGGACGCAGCAGCAGTTCTGGGAAACGGCCGCGTTCTTCGCCCCGGTGCCGCCGCAGGGACCAGAAGAGAAAGTGATCCCGGCCACACAACTGCTCTTGCGCAAAACGATTCCAGTCAACGACACCAAGGCTGAGGCGACGCCGAAGTTCATTGACGGCGCCAATCCGGACTGGAAGGGCGTGACCGATACGCGACAGCGGTTCGCGGAGTGGGCCACGGCGAAAAAGAACCCGTTCTTCGCGCGGGCGACCGCGAACCGCATCTGGGCACAGTTCTTCGGCATCGGGATCGTCGATCCCGTGGACGACTTCAACCCAGAGAATCCGCCGAGTCACCCGGAGTTGCTCGACGACTTGGCTGCGGCACTCGTGGCTACCGACTTCGACACGAGCGTTCTCGTGAAAGCGATCGGCCGATCCGCCGCGTACCAGCGCAGCAGCAAAGGAACGGCGAAGGCGCAAAACGACCCGCGGTTATTCGCCCGAATGAATGTGAAGGGGCTTTCGCCGGAGCAACTCTTCGACAGTCTCGCCCAGGCAACGGGTTACCGCGAAGAGATCCCGGCCGCGTCGCGTGTGGCGTTCGGCGTGACCGCGGAATCCCCACGCGGGCAGTTCCTCGCGAAGTTTGCCGGAGGTGGTCAGCGCACCGACGCCCAGACGTCGATCCTTCAGGCGCTGGCACTCATGAACGGCACGTGGCTCGCGCGCCAAACCGATCCCGAGAAGGGTGAAACGCTCGTTGCGGTCGCGAGCGCACCGTTCCTCACAGACGCGGAACGAATCGAAGTGCTGTTCCTCGCGACATACGCACGCCGACCGACCGCCGCGGAGAGCGAGAAGTTCCTCGGCCATCTCACGCGCGACGGCGACGCGGGGCGCAAGGCCCAACTCGCGGACATCCTCTGGGCACTCGTGAACAGCCAAGAGTTCCTACTGAATCACTGA
- a CDS encoding DUF1501 domain-containing protein, producing the protein MSSLRDSLDRRRLMQLAAAGVAVGTQGGWFNRFAEAAAADPKRKRSCILLWMPGGPSQIDTFDPKPGEETGGPFKAIETAVPGIKIAEHLPLVAKQMKHLAVVRSMSTKEGDHGRAAYLLRTGRLPQELLQYPTLGALVSKELGDPKAELPNYVSIGGRRGLSDGGYSSGYLGPDYAPLLVGDSPDEPYTRRPGLRDLAVADIKPAVESSRANDRVKLLEGLNADFAPGREGTATASIQSAYERGLRLVNGSASAAFHLDDEPEKLRSTYGKNPFGQGCLIARRLVERSVPFVEVTLSGGFMGSWDTHARNFDRVKALCDILDPAWAALVADLKDRGLLDTTTIVWMGEFGRTPRINGNLGRDHYPNAWNVVLGGGGIKCGQVIGRTSKDGSTVEERPADVPDLLATICKAVGVDYEKQHLSNIGRPIRIVDKSAKPLTEVLS; encoded by the coding sequence GTGTCTTCACTCCGCGATTCCCTCGATCGGCGCCGGCTGATGCAACTCGCGGCCGCGGGCGTCGCGGTCGGAACACAGGGCGGGTGGTTCAACCGGTTCGCCGAAGCCGCGGCCGCGGACCCGAAGCGGAAGCGCTCGTGCATTCTGTTGTGGATGCCCGGCGGCCCGTCGCAGATCGACACCTTCGACCCTAAACCGGGCGAAGAAACGGGCGGGCCGTTCAAGGCCATCGAGACCGCGGTGCCGGGTATCAAAATCGCCGAGCATCTGCCGCTTGTCGCGAAGCAGATGAAGCACCTCGCGGTCGTGCGTTCGATGTCCACGAAAGAGGGCGACCACGGCCGCGCCGCGTACCTGCTCCGCACGGGACGATTACCGCAAGAGCTGCTCCAGTATCCGACGCTCGGGGCGCTCGTCTCGAAGGAACTTGGCGACCCGAAGGCCGAGTTGCCGAACTACGTCAGCATCGGCGGGCGCCGCGGGCTGAGCGACGGCGGGTACAGTTCCGGATATCTGGGACCGGACTACGCTCCGCTTTTGGTCGGTGACAGCCCGGACGAGCCGTACACGCGGCGCCCGGGGTTGCGCGACCTCGCCGTGGCCGACATCAAGCCCGCCGTCGAGAGCAGCCGCGCGAACGATCGCGTGAAGTTGCTCGAAGGGCTGAACGCAGACTTCGCGCCCGGGCGCGAGGGTACCGCCACCGCGAGCATCCAGTCTGCCTACGAGCGCGGACTGCGGCTCGTGAACGGTTCCGCGAGCGCCGCGTTCCACCTCGACGACGAACCGGAGAAACTACGGTCCACTTATGGCAAGAACCCGTTCGGCCAGGGGTGCCTCATCGCGCGGCGCCTGGTCGAGCGCAGCGTCCCGTTCGTCGAAGTGACGCTCAGCGGCGGGTTCATGGGAAGCTGGGACACGCACGCGCGAAACTTCGACCGCGTGAAGGCGCTTTGCGACATCCTCGACCCGGCCTGGGCCGCGCTCGTGGCTGATCTCAAAGACCGCGGGCTGCTAGACACGACCACGATCGTGTGGATGGGCGAGTTCGGCCGTACCCCGCGCATCAACGGGAACCTCGGCCGCGACCACTACCCGAATGCGTGGAACGTGGTGCTGGGCGGCGGCGGGATCAAGTGCGGTCAGGTGATCGGCCGGACGAGCAAGGACGGCTCGACAGTCGAGGAGCGCCCGGCCGACGTGCCCGACCTGCTCGCGACGATCTGCAAGGCGGTCGGCGTCGATTACGAGAAGCAGCACCTCTCGAACATCGGGCGCCCCATTCGCATCGTCGACAAGTCCGCGAAGCCGCTGACGGAGGTGCTCTCGTGA
- a CDS encoding DUF4198 domain-containing protein translates to MHRMIGAVVVGLVVAAGAHAHFPFIVPDAKGETAKVVFSDNLEPDTAVNIEKLADTKLTLRDAAGKDSPVEWKKEDGFYAVNVPGSGDRVLFGVTDYGVLQKGDAKPFKLAYFPKAVLGTAAAKPLGEKIALEVVAEGKAGALRFQVLAAGKPLANSEVTVMLPAGGKKAVTTDKDGYTPVYDAAGRYGVYAKQIEAKTGEHAGKKYDEVRNYATLVCDVAK, encoded by the coding sequence ATGCATCGCATGATCGGAGCGGTGGTCGTCGGACTGGTCGTCGCGGCAGGAGCGCACGCACACTTTCCGTTCATCGTGCCGGACGCGAAGGGCGAAACGGCGAAGGTCGTGTTCAGCGACAACCTGGAGCCGGACACGGCCGTGAACATCGAGAAGCTCGCGGACACCAAGCTCACGCTGCGTGACGCGGCCGGAAAGGACTCGCCCGTGGAATGGAAGAAAGAAGACGGGTTCTACGCGGTGAACGTGCCCGGGAGCGGGGATCGCGTGCTGTTCGGGGTGACCGACTACGGCGTGCTCCAGAAGGGCGACGCGAAACCGTTCAAGCTCGCGTACTTCCCGAAGGCGGTCCTCGGTACCGCGGCCGCGAAGCCGCTTGGGGAGAAGATCGCGCTGGAGGTGGTCGCCGAGGGGAAGGCCGGGGCGCTGCGGTTCCAAGTGCTGGCCGCGGGTAAGCCGCTCGCGAACTCGGAAGTGACCGTCATGCTCCCGGCCGGCGGGAAGAAGGCTGTAACGACCGATAAGGACGGATATACACCGGTATATGATGCGGCCGGGCGCTACGGCGTGTATGCGAAGCAGATCGAGGCGAAGACCGGCGAACACGCGGGCAAGAAGTACGATGAAGTCCGCAACTACGCGACTCTCGTGTGCGACGTGGCGAAGTGA
- a CDS encoding DUF1559 family PulG-like putative transporter — translation MIRRITNIAFGTALVAIVAGLLLPAIAKARAANAASRSKENLRTIGQGMQSFTTTYGFFPGNGGPPAEAVTTPDCRTGFPDSETFRWGYGDPKRAGRLQTGCWAYSILPYIGEEEAFRKQDHTRAVPAYYIGTRRPAEAQQVPKVDPIYAKWTYQDAGLGPWGRTDYAANDQVVRGGNGNMMKPEQVKDGLAETALIAEKAMDTDAIKAGVWYWDEPIIFGGSGGTGRKGDKLLRDAPKLIETVSDNWGSPDPNGVWFLFCDGHVRKLPYSTPNRTVAAAISPTAGDVFDLE, via the coding sequence GTGATTCGCCGAATCACTAACATCGCGTTCGGGACCGCGCTCGTCGCAATCGTCGCGGGGCTGCTGCTCCCGGCGATCGCCAAGGCGCGGGCCGCGAACGCCGCGTCGCGGTCAAAGGAGAACCTGCGCACGATCGGCCAGGGGATGCAGTCGTTCACCACGACCTACGGCTTCTTCCCGGGGAACGGCGGGCCGCCGGCCGAAGCGGTCACCACACCCGACTGTCGAACCGGGTTCCCGGACAGTGAGACGTTCCGCTGGGGTTACGGCGACCCCAAGCGCGCGGGGCGGCTCCAAACCGGGTGCTGGGCGTACAGCATTCTGCCGTACATCGGCGAAGAAGAAGCGTTCCGCAAGCAGGACCACACGCGGGCGGTTCCGGCCTACTACATCGGCACGCGGCGCCCCGCCGAAGCCCAACAGGTGCCGAAGGTCGATCCGATCTACGCGAAGTGGACGTACCAGGACGCGGGGCTAGGGCCGTGGGGCCGCACGGACTACGCCGCCAACGATCAGGTGGTCCGCGGCGGCAACGGCAACATGATGAAGCCGGAACAGGTCAAAGACGGCCTCGCCGAAACCGCACTGATCGCCGAGAAAGCGATGGACACCGACGCGATCAAGGCCGGTGTCTGGTACTGGGACGAACCGATCATCTTCGGAGGGAGCGGCGGGACCGGGCGCAAGGGCGACAAACTGCTCCGCGACGCCCCGAAGCTCATCGAAACCGTTTCGGACAATTGGGGATCGCCCGACCCCAACGGTGTGTGGTTCCTCTTCTGCGACGGGCACGTCCGGAAGTTGCCCTACTCCACACCGAATCGGACCGTCGCGGCCGCCATTTCGCCCACGGCCGGCGACGTGTTCGATCTCGAATGA
- a CDS encoding YoaK family protein: MSYTLRDLPLPVKVVASVFLLAVGAGYTSAMLQLHIQDSKSGKPMPTFDDVVLKFTGKKRVDPNAPPPRPVSRLEALITSETVVINGASMTAAFTTEDRSKGDLKHPNAVKSRGVETVKAERKGEQAVFALWISAPEEQRKAAYTADKFVPPAGKMPAAFTPGLKDGDAVKIKTLIDARCVTCHSKGGDKEDVLLDNYEGLKPFMTVTEAQAVNGWIKVEEPISISKLTQSTHAHLLSFAMLFSLTGVIFAFSSWPAWMRVIIGPSVVIAVFADVSLWWLARLCDEWGPYFAMGVIGTGFIAGCGLCAQISLSLFNMYGWKGKGVIALLFVVGALAGGAFVMKLLAPALPKPKIEEKKQEDKKSENPPPLVNGGKGASDGVVAASSAITEAVSKKQASTAPRKPMHALDKLLIWPPIDLDGNAVPLPADPKQFPFNGEGTMVHAFFEKDKAFKKVVDGSAPQIEKDQLRAQRKGDLDVMLAWVRSPDSVRKAAYQADKFDFPGLSDKLVSPELLKDKKVRIKSLIDARCVTCHGPEGKQSDYLLDSYEELSKYLKPFDAPKGEGNTGAAPQPAAVPVKITEPIPDAKDD, encoded by the coding sequence ATGTCGTATACCCTTCGCGATTTGCCGCTGCCGGTAAAAGTGGTGGCGTCCGTGTTCCTGCTGGCGGTCGGCGCCGGGTACACCTCGGCGATGCTGCAACTTCACATTCAGGACTCGAAGTCTGGTAAGCCGATGCCCACGTTCGATGACGTGGTGCTGAAGTTTACGGGGAAGAAGCGGGTCGACCCGAACGCACCCCCGCCGCGCCCGGTGTCGCGCCTGGAGGCGCTCATCACCTCGGAAACGGTCGTGATTAACGGCGCGTCCATGACGGCCGCGTTCACTACCGAGGACCGGTCGAAGGGAGATTTGAAACACCCCAATGCAGTCAAATCTCGGGGAGTGGAGACCGTCAAGGCAGAGCGAAAGGGCGAGCAAGCCGTTTTCGCTCTGTGGATCAGCGCTCCGGAAGAACAGCGCAAGGCGGCTTACACGGCGGATAAGTTCGTGCCGCCCGCGGGCAAAATGCCAGCCGCATTCACGCCCGGACTCAAGGACGGCGACGCGGTCAAAATCAAAACGCTCATCGACGCGCGCTGCGTCACTTGTCACTCGAAGGGCGGGGATAAAGAAGACGTCCTACTCGACAACTATGAGGGCCTGAAGCCGTTCATGACGGTGACCGAGGCGCAAGCGGTCAACGGCTGGATCAAGGTCGAGGAGCCGATCAGCATCAGCAAGCTCACGCAATCGACTCACGCGCACTTGCTCAGTTTCGCCATGCTGTTCTCGCTCACCGGGGTGATCTTCGCGTTCAGCAGTTGGCCCGCGTGGATGCGCGTGATTATCGGACCGTCGGTGGTCATCGCGGTGTTCGCTGACGTGTCGCTGTGGTGGCTCGCGCGCTTGTGCGACGAGTGGGGGCCGTATTTCGCGATGGGGGTCATCGGTACCGGGTTCATCGCCGGTTGCGGGCTGTGCGCTCAAATCAGTCTGAGCCTGTTCAACATGTACGGGTGGAAGGGCAAGGGCGTCATCGCGCTCTTGTTCGTAGTCGGTGCGCTCGCGGGCGGCGCGTTCGTGATGAAGTTGCTTGCACCCGCGCTGCCGAAGCCGAAGATCGAAGAAAAGAAACAGGAAGACAAGAAGTCCGAAAATCCCCCGCCGCTTGTGAACGGTGGCAAGGGCGCGAGTGACGGTGTCGTAGCGGCGAGCAGTGCGATCACCGAAGCCGTATCGAAGAAGCAAGCCTCTACCGCGCCGCGGAAACCGATGCACGCGCTGGACAAGTTGCTCATCTGGCCGCCGATCGATCTCGACGGGAACGCGGTTCCGCTGCCCGCGGACCCGAAACAGTTCCCGTTTAATGGCGAGGGCACGATGGTCCACGCCTTCTTCGAGAAAGATAAGGCGTTCAAGAAGGTCGTAGACGGCTCGGCGCCACAAATCGAGAAGGACCAACTCCGGGCGCAGCGCAAAGGGGACCTCGACGTGATGCTCGCGTGGGTGCGCTCGCCCGATAGCGTTCGCAAAGCCGCTTACCAAGCCGACAAGTTCGACTTCCCGGGGCTGAGCGACAAGCTCGTTTCGCCGGAGTTGCTCAAAGACAAGAAGGTGCGGATCAAGTCGCTCATTGATGCCCGGTGCGTGACGTGCCACGGCCCGGAGGGGAAGCAGTCGGACTACTTGCTCGACAGCTACGAGGAACTGTCGAAATACCTGAAGCCGTTCGATGCGCCGAAGGGGGAGGGGAACACGGGCGCGGCACCGCAACCCGCGGCGGTTCCTGTGAAGATCACGGAACCGATCCCCGACGCGAAAGACGACTGA
- a CDS encoding S8 family serine peptidase, whose product MGAPRGPRFGRSFLQVEHLEDRTTPSYNPANPALTLDQQIAAGDVAADRIIVVANAGATLTAAPFVSGIRALGNNMYSVRLNAGTNVGGALAYYGAVSGVAWAEPDQILRAAVVPNDPSYGSMYGPAKIGAEAAWNITTGSPNFVVGVIDTGVDYTHPDLAANMWRNPGEIPGNGTDDDGNGYVDDVYGWDFYDDDNDPMDEDEHGTHVAGTIGAVGNNNLGVTGINWNVKIMALRFLGPGGGSTSGAIGAINYSVAMGVKVTNNSWGGYGYSQALARSIAYAQSAGQIFVVAAGNDGIDNDVAPAVPANYSTTFNNVITVAATDDSDELADFSQYGAHTVTLAAPGVGILSTTPGGTYGLLDGTSMATPHVTGAIALYWSANPTLSYTQVINKLKTSVDKLSNLTGKVSTGGRLNVAKMFNLTDIPPIVVDAPAGTEIVRVLGTGGETKLALDPYRGFLGGVVAAAGDLNGDGVADVVTAATLGGHVKVFDGATGQELRSFFGFAGYKGPINLAIGDMNGDGVGDIIIAANLNGHVKVFDGATGALTFSSFVYQGYRGSIAVSVADTDGDGNNDLVTAADGGAGVHVKAFAPGTLSAHDSFLATGPGSWSNFSISAADLDLDGVAELLVSQGPRVRVIDSRTKAARADFLAFDPLSKDRITVQAARYTGDPSAELVVIRETQGRSQVRVFDGPNYTLEDSFFADVR is encoded by the coding sequence ATGGGTGCTCCGCGTGGCCCGCGCTTCGGTCGTTCGTTCCTCCAGGTTGAGCACCTCGAGGACCGTACCACCCCCTCTTACAACCCCGCCAACCCCGCGCTCACGCTGGACCAGCAGATCGCGGCCGGCGACGTCGCCGCCGATCGCATTATCGTTGTCGCGAACGCGGGCGCGACGCTGACGGCGGCGCCGTTCGTTAGCGGCATCCGGGCGCTGGGGAACAACATGTACAGCGTGCGGCTGAACGCCGGCACGAACGTGGGAGGGGCCCTCGCGTACTACGGGGCCGTTTCCGGGGTCGCGTGGGCCGAACCGGACCAGATCCTCCGCGCCGCGGTGGTCCCCAACGACCCGTCTTACGGGTCGATGTACGGGCCGGCCAAGATCGGGGCCGAGGCGGCGTGGAACATAACCACCGGGAGCCCCAATTTCGTGGTCGGGGTGATCGATACGGGGGTGGACTACACGCACCCGGACCTCGCGGCCAACATGTGGCGCAACCCCGGCGAGATCCCGGGCAACGGCACCGACGACGACGGCAACGGGTACGTCGACGACGTCTACGGGTGGGACTTCTACGACGACGACAACGACCCGATGGACGAGGACGAGCACGGTACACACGTGGCCGGCACCATCGGGGCAGTGGGTAACAACAACCTCGGTGTCACGGGCATCAACTGGAACGTCAAGATCATGGCCCTCCGGTTCCTCGGCCCGGGCGGGGGGAGCACGAGCGGCGCCATCGGCGCGATCAATTACTCGGTCGCGATGGGCGTGAAGGTCACGAACAACAGTTGGGGCGGGTACGGCTACAGCCAGGCCCTCGCGCGCTCGATCGCTTACGCCCAGAGCGCCGGCCAGATCTTCGTTGTGGCCGCCGGTAACGACGGCATCGACAACGACGTCGCGCCCGCGGTGCCAGCCAACTACTCGACGACGTTCAACAACGTCATCACCGTTGCCGCGACCGACGACAGCGACGAGCTGGCCGACTTCTCGCAGTACGGCGCGCACACGGTCACCCTCGCCGCCCCGGGCGTGGGCATTTTGAGCACCACCCCGGGCGGCACCTACGGGCTCCTCGACGGCACCTCGATGGCGACCCCGCACGTGACCGGGGCGATCGCGCTGTACTGGAGCGCGAACCCGACCCTCAGCTACACGCAGGTCATCAACAAGCTCAAGACCTCGGTGGACAAGCTCAGCAACCTGACCGGCAAGGTCTCCACCGGCGGGCGCCTGAACGTCGCCAAGATGTTCAACCTGACCGACATCCCCCCCATCGTGGTGGACGCACCGGCCGGGACGGAGATCGTCCGCGTGCTGGGCACGGGCGGCGAAACGAAGCTCGCGCTGGACCCGTACCGCGGGTTCCTGGGCGGGGTCGTGGCCGCCGCGGGCGACCTGAACGGGGACGGCGTGGCCGACGTGGTGACCGCCGCCACGCTCGGCGGGCACGTGAAAGTGTTCGACGGCGCCACCGGGCAGGAGCTCCGGAGCTTCTTCGGGTTCGCGGGGTACAAGGGGCCGATCAACCTGGCCATCGGCGACATGAACGGGGACGGGGTCGGCGACATCATTATCGCCGCCAACCTGAACGGGCACGTGAAGGTGTTCGACGGGGCCACCGGGGCACTGACGTTCAGCTCGTTCGTGTACCAAGGGTACCGGGGATCGATTGCGGTGTCCGTGGCCGACACCGACGGCGACGGGAACAACGACCTCGTCACCGCGGCCGACGGCGGGGCCGGCGTCCACGTTAAAGCGTTCGCTCCGGGCACCCTGTCGGCCCACGATTCGTTCCTCGCGACCGGTCCCGGGTCGTGGTCCAACTTCAGCATCTCGGCCGCCGACCTGGACCTCGACGGTGTTGCGGAGCTGCTGGTTTCGCAAGGACCGCGCGTGCGCGTCATCGACTCGCGGACCAAGGCCGCACGAGCCGACTTCCTCGCGTTCGACCCGCTCTCCAAGGACCGCATCACGGTGCAAGCGGCCCGCTACACCGGCGACCCGAGCGCGGAGCTGGTGGTGATCCGTGAGACACAGGGACGCTCACAGGTGCGCGTCTTCGACGGACCGAACTACACACTCGAAGACTCGTTCTTCGCCGACGTTCGCTAA
- a CDS encoding ABC transporter ATP-binding protein, whose amino-acid sequence MNPPTNDGVCLDAVTFGYGPTTVVRDVSLTVPAGKLLALLGPSGCGKTTLLKLLGGYLAPSVGRVFLRERDVTALPPEARNAGTVFQNYALFPHLTARQNVAFGLEVRRMARAVRDRRVDDMLDRVGLSAEERDRKPARLSGGQQQRVALARALVIEPDVLLLDEPLANLDRHLRDQLRTELRTLQRQTGVTAVLVTHDQEEALAVSDLIGVMAAGRVLQVGAPADVYDRPRTPFVAKFLGAANLLPGKVVESSAEFVMIRPEHCVLNSESWRWTWPGRVAGVTFLGADRLVDVACDNGLSLRIRSRATASISISDPVTVGVLETHLWPIPDADPPEVA is encoded by the coding sequence ATGAACCCGCCCACAAACGACGGCGTGTGTCTCGACGCCGTCACGTTCGGATACGGCCCGACAACCGTCGTTCGGGACGTCTCGCTAACAGTTCCGGCGGGAAAGCTTCTCGCGCTCCTCGGCCCTTCCGGGTGCGGGAAAACAACGCTGCTGAAATTGCTCGGCGGTTACCTCGCACCAAGCGTGGGGCGCGTGTTTCTACGCGAGCGCGACGTAACCGCGTTGCCTCCGGAAGCTCGGAACGCGGGTACAGTCTTTCAGAACTACGCCCTCTTCCCGCACCTCACGGCCCGGCAGAATGTCGCGTTCGGGCTCGAAGTACGGCGCATGGCCCGAGCCGTGCGCGACCGGCGGGTCGATGACATGCTCGACCGCGTCGGGCTGTCCGCGGAGGAACGCGACCGCAAACCGGCCCGGCTCTCCGGCGGGCAACAGCAGCGCGTCGCGCTCGCCCGAGCGCTGGTCATCGAACCGGATGTACTGCTTCTCGATGAGCCGCTCGCGAACCTCGACCGCCACCTTCGCGATCAGCTCCGCACCGAGTTGCGCACGCTGCAACGACAAACGGGCGTGACCGCGGTCCTCGTGACGCACGACCAGGAAGAAGCGCTCGCGGTGTCGGACCTGATCGGCGTGATGGCCGCGGGGCGCGTGCTTCAGGTGGGCGCGCCGGCGGATGTCTACGATCGCCCGCGCACGCCGTTCGTGGCGAAGTTCCTCGGCGCCGCGAACTTGCTCCCGGGTAAGGTGGTCGAGAGTTCGGCCGAGTTCGTTATGATTCGCCCGGAGCACTGCGTACTAAACTCCGAAAGCTGGCGCTGGACGTGGCCCGGTCGCGTTGCCGGTGTAACGTTCCTCGGCGCGGACCGGCTCGTCGATGTGGCGTGCGACAACGGCCTCTCTCTCCGAATCCGTTCGCGCGCCACGGCGAGCATTAGCATCAGTGATCCGGTCACCGTGGGCGTTCTCGAAACTCACCTGTGGCCGATCCCCGACGCAGACCCGCCCGAAGTGGCGTAG